A segment of the Bordetella flabilis genome:
AGCGCAGCGGGGGCGAGCGCTTTGCCGGCCTGCGCGGTGTGGCGCCAATCGGACGCCCGGCAGCCGCAAAAGGGGCTCTTCCTTCCGTCTGATTTGCTTGTTGAGTAACAAACACGGTAAATTTCCGGGTTCCCGCCTGCCCACTACCACGGCCGGCGGCGATGGTTTGCAAGTTTTCCGGTCTACCGGCCGGTTTCGAAGCGCCAGCATTACCCTGCCGTTGGCCGTGCCACAAGCGCGTAGTCAAAGGCTTCCATTTCGACCTCCGGCGCCCAGTGGGGCGCATGCACTGCGTTTTGGATGGACGCGTGCCGGGTCGGCAAGGCGTTCGGGTGGAGCGGTTCCGTGAACCGTGAAGCGCCGGATCGTGTTGCCGCGGCCGGTAACGGGTCCTGCGCGGGTCATATCCCGATCGATATGACGCGCGGCAGTCCTGACCGCAGGGCCGGAACACTGAAAGGAATGACATCATGGAAACCAATGGCGCCGATATCGTCGTGCGCTGCCTGGCCGATGAAGGCGTGGAACACGTTTTCGGCTATCCCGGCGGCGCAGTGCTCTATATCTACGACGCAATCTTCAAGCAGGACAAATTCCAACATATCCTCGTCCGGCACGAGCAGGCAGCCGTGCACGCGGCCGATGCCTATTCGCGCTCGTCGGATAAGGTTGGCGTATGCATCGTCACCAGCGGTCCGGGCGTGACCAATGCCATCACCGGCATCGCCACGGCCTACATGGATTCCATCCCGCTGGTGATCATCAGCGGGCAGGTGCCCACCGCCGCCATCGGCGAGGACGCCTTCCAGGAATGCGATACGGTCGGCATCACGCGCCCCTGCGTCAAGCACAACTTCCTGGTGCGGGACGTCAAGGACCTGGCCGACACCATGCGCCGCGCGTTCTACATCGCGCGCACCGGCCGGCCCGGCCCGGTACTGGTGGACATCCCCAAGGACATCACCCTCGCGCCGTGCAAATATGTGCCGCCCCGGGGCGAGATCACGATGCGCTCGTATGCCCCCGTGAACAAGGGGCACCAGGGCCAGATCAAGAAAGCCGTACAGATGCTGCTGACGGCCGAGCGGCCGATGATCTATACCGGCGGCGGCGTGATCCTTTCCGATGCCGCGGCCGAACTGCGTGCCCTGGTGGACCTGTTGGGCGCACCGTGCACGAATACGCTGATGGGCCTGGGCTCCTTGCCCGCCGACCATCCCGCTTTCCTCGGCATGCCCGGCATGCATGGCACCTATGAGGCCAATATGGCCATGCAGCACTGCGATGTGCTGCTGGCGATCGGCGCCCGGTTCGACGACCGGGTCATCGGCAACCCCAAGCATTTCGCGCAGAACCCGCGCAAGATCGTCCATATCGATATCGACCCGTCGTCCATTTCGAAGCGCGTGCGGGTGGACGTGCCCATCGTCGGCAATGTGAAGGACGTGCTGGTCGACATGCTGGCGCAGTTGCGCACCACGGACATCAAGCCGCCGTCGCTGGAAAAGTGGTGGCAGCAGGTCAAGGAGTGGCAGGGCAAGGAATGCCTGGCGTATGCCGGGTCGACCAGCGTCATCAAGCCGCAGTTCGTCGTCGAGAAGCTGTGGGAGATCACGGGCGGCAACGCCTTCGTCACCTCGGACGTCGGACAGCACCAGATGTGGGCCGCCCAGTACTACCGTTTC
Coding sequences within it:
- a CDS encoding acetolactate synthase 3 catalytic subunit; translation: METNGADIVVRCLADEGVEHVFGYPGGAVLYIYDAIFKQDKFQHILVRHEQAAVHAADAYSRSSDKVGVCIVTSGPGVTNAITGIATAYMDSIPLVIISGQVPTAAIGEDAFQECDTVGITRPCVKHNFLVRDVKDLADTMRRAFYIARTGRPGPVLVDIPKDITLAPCKYVPPRGEITMRSYAPVNKGHQGQIKKAVQMLLTAERPMIYTGGGVILSDAAAELRALVDLLGAPCTNTLMGLGSLPADHPAFLGMPGMHGTYEANMAMQHCDVLLAIGARFDDRVIGNPKHFAQNPRKIVHIDIDPSSISKRVRVDVPIVGNVKDVLVDMLAQLRTTDIKPPSLEKWWQQVKEWQGKECLAYAGSTSVIKPQFVVEKLWEITGGNAFVTSDVGQHQMWAAQYYRFGQPRRWINSGGLGTMGVGLPYAMGVQMANPGQDVAVITGEASIQMNIQELSTCHQYHLTPKIICLNNRFLGMVRQWQQIDYGSRYSESYMDSLPDFVKVAEAYGHVGLRIESPSDVEPALREAFRKHKDRLVFLDFITDRTENVWPMVKAGRGLTEMLLGSEDL